The proteins below are encoded in one region of Metallibacterium scheffleri:
- a CDS encoding F0F1 ATP synthase subunit alpha, translating into MSNTPETPADAWLASARQRIGSTALEARAEQIGRVESVSDGIAMVSGLPQARLDELLRFERGQFGFAQVLERDHIGCVLLDGIDEVQAGDVVHGTGDVVRVPTGDALLGRVVDPLGRPLDGRGSVTSDTREPIERPAPDIVERDLVTQPVQTGLLVIDTLFALGRGQRELIIGDRAIGKTTIAIDTIINQKYSDIVCIYVAVGQKSANVRRAIDAIQAHGAPERCIVVVAPASSAPGLQWIAPFAGFTMAEHFRDRGQHALVVIDDLSKHAASHREIALLTRQSPGREAYPGDVFYVHARLLERAAKLSKARGGGSLTALPIAETDAGNLSAYIPTNLISITDGQIVLNARLFDEGLKPSVDVGVSVSRVGGKTQAPALRQAAQTLRLDYAQFLELEIFTRFGGMPDTRVRQQLTRGARIRAILGQPQHVPLRLAEEVALVLAVQSGLLDGMALPQVETFRRGLAEALDGGAAAAVRTIQEQGTLPDSARESLLETLRKYLQTLTSSSAAAQAESA; encoded by the coding sequence ATGTCGAACACGCCTGAAACACCCGCCGATGCATGGCTTGCAAGTGCAAGGCAGCGCATCGGCTCTACCGCGCTGGAGGCGCGGGCGGAACAGATCGGCCGTGTGGAATCGGTGAGCGATGGCATTGCCATGGTGTCGGGTCTGCCACAGGCGCGGCTCGATGAATTGTTGCGCTTCGAGCGCGGGCAGTTCGGATTTGCCCAGGTGCTCGAGCGCGATCACATTGGCTGCGTACTGCTCGATGGCATCGATGAAGTGCAGGCTGGCGATGTGGTGCACGGCACCGGCGATGTGGTGCGCGTGCCAACCGGCGACGCCCTGCTGGGACGGGTGGTCGATCCGCTGGGGCGACCGCTGGATGGCAGGGGATCGGTCACCAGCGATACACGGGAACCCATCGAGCGCCCGGCACCTGACATCGTCGAACGCGACCTGGTGACCCAGCCGGTGCAGACCGGTCTGCTGGTGATCGATACCTTGTTCGCGCTGGGACGCGGGCAGCGTGAACTGATCATCGGCGATCGCGCCATCGGCAAGACCACCATCGCCATCGACACCATCATCAACCAGAAATACAGCGACATCGTCTGTATCTACGTGGCGGTGGGCCAGAAAAGTGCGAACGTGCGCCGCGCCATCGATGCCATCCAGGCGCATGGCGCACCCGAGCGCTGCATCGTGGTCGTGGCGCCGGCATCCAGCGCGCCGGGCCTGCAGTGGATTGCCCCATTTGCCGGTTTCACCATGGCCGAGCATTTCCGTGATCGCGGCCAGCATGCATTGGTCGTCATCGACGATCTGAGCAAGCACGCCGCCAGTCACCGCGAAATCGCCTTGCTCACGCGCCAGTCGCCGGGCCGCGAGGCCTATCCTGGCGACGTGTTCTATGTGCATGCACGGCTGCTGGAGCGTGCTGCGAAGCTGTCCAAGGCCAGGGGTGGCGGTTCGCTCACCGCGCTGCCAATCGCCGAGACCGATGCCGGCAACCTCAGCGCCTATATTCCGACCAATCTGATTTCGATTACCGACGGGCAGATCGTGCTGAATGCGCGATTGTTCGATGAGGGGTTGAAGCCCTCGGTGGACGTGGGTGTGAGTGTCAGCCGGGTCGGTGGCAAGACCCAGGCCCCCGCGTTGCGGCAAGCCGCGCAGACGCTGCGCCTGGACTACGCGCAATTTCTCGAACTGGAAATCTTCACCCGTTTTGGTGGCATGCCCGACACGCGGGTGCGTCAGCAACTCACGCGTGGGGCGCGGATCCGCGCCATTCTCGGCCAGCCGCAGCACGTACCCTTGCGCCTGGCTGAGGAAGTCGCGCTGGTGTTGGCGGTGCAGTCCGGTCTGCTCGATGGCATGGCATTGCCTCAGGTCGAGACATTTCGTCGAGGTCTTGCAGAGGCGCTCGATGGCGGAGCGGCGGCGGCCGTGCGCACGATCCAGGAGCAGGGCACACTGCCGGACAGCGCACGGGAGTCATTGCTCGAAACCCTGCGCAAGTATCTGCAAACCCTGACATCATCGAGCGCCGCAGCACAGGCGGAATCGGCATGA
- a CDS encoding efflux RND transporter periplasmic adaptor subunit, with the protein MKPSPRKILPLLVVVVLLAGATAWWWRHVQHPAPAALMLYGNIDIRTVDMAFNDAGRIQRIGFEEGSTVRKGQVLAQIDPLRFQDAVDQAAGVLAAAQQQLAALVAGNRPQQIAEARATAASATATLRNAQITYDRQRTLAAAHLLPQQSADNALQALKNARAGLDSAQQALSLAVQGPRQEDIAAARAQVKADAAALALARRQLHDTTLRAPADGVIQTRILEVGDMAGPATPALTLALNNPVWARAYVPETEQGRIVPGMRADILSDSFPGQRFKGWIGFVSPTAEFTPKSVQTTDLRTELVYRVRVYACNPQGRLRLGMPVTVQVPLHDNAPRAIPAHVCQD; encoded by the coding sequence ATGAAACCATCGCCGCGCAAAATTCTGCCACTGCTGGTGGTTGTCGTGCTGCTGGCGGGCGCGACGGCATGGTGGTGGCGACACGTACAGCATCCGGCACCGGCTGCGCTGATGTTGTACGGCAATATCGATATCCGCACCGTGGACATGGCCTTCAACGATGCTGGCCGCATCCAACGCATCGGCTTCGAGGAAGGTTCGACTGTGCGCAAAGGTCAGGTACTGGCGCAGATCGATCCGCTGCGCTTCCAGGATGCCGTCGATCAGGCTGCGGGTGTGCTGGCCGCAGCGCAGCAGCAACTGGCGGCACTGGTGGCCGGCAATCGTCCGCAACAAATCGCCGAGGCGCGCGCCACGGCTGCCAGCGCGACGGCCACGCTGCGCAACGCGCAAATCACCTATGACCGCCAGCGCACCCTGGCCGCCGCGCATCTGCTGCCGCAGCAGTCGGCCGACAACGCGCTGCAGGCGCTCAAGAACGCGCGCGCAGGTTTGGACAGCGCGCAGCAGGCCTTGAGCCTGGCCGTGCAGGGGCCGCGCCAGGAAGACATCGCCGCCGCGCGCGCGCAGGTCAAGGCCGATGCCGCGGCGCTGGCGCTGGCGCGGCGGCAATTGCATGACACCACGCTGCGGGCACCGGCCGATGGCGTGATCCAGACACGCATCCTTGAGGTCGGCGACATGGCCGGCCCCGCCACACCAGCGCTGACGCTCGCCCTGAATAATCCGGTCTGGGCGCGCGCGTATGTGCCGGAGACCGAGCAGGGCCGCATCGTGCCCGGCATGCGCGCCGACATCCTCAGCGACAGTTTTCCCGGGCAGCGTTTCAAGGGCTGGATCGGCTTTGTCTCACCCACCGCCGAGTTCACCCCCAAATCGGTGCAGACCACGGATTTGCGCACCGAGCTGGTGTACCGCGTGCGCGTCTACGCATGCAATCCGCAAGGGCGGCTGCGCCTGGGCATGCCGGTGACGGTGCAGGTGCCGCTGCACGACAACGCGCCGCGCGCGATTCCTGCGCATGTCTGCCAGGACTGA
- a CDS encoding sterol desaturase family protein produces the protein MKAVSIEHSKVVYFADFAFYFAAVVLLLGILARFAPRQALPGVVLAVIGGVVCWSLVEYLMHRVIFHGIEPFQRMHGEHHQRPQALIATPTALSAVFILLLVWLPATLLGGVWLGLGATLGMTAGYFAYGLVHHAMHHWRPRGAWMRQRKRLHALHHHAAQQNYGVTTSLWDHVFRSYQ, from the coding sequence ATGAAAGCCGTCAGCATCGAACACTCGAAAGTCGTCTATTTCGCGGACTTCGCGTTTTATTTCGCGGCGGTCGTGCTGCTGCTCGGCATCCTGGCCAGGTTCGCGCCGCGTCAGGCGCTGCCCGGCGTGGTGCTGGCGGTGATCGGCGGCGTGGTGTGCTGGAGTCTGGTCGAATACCTGATGCACCGCGTGATCTTTCACGGCATCGAACCGTTCCAGCGCATGCACGGCGAACATCACCAGCGTCCGCAGGCATTGATCGCGACACCCACGGCGCTCAGCGCCGTGTTCATCCTGCTGCTGGTGTGGCTGCCGGCAACGCTGCTGGGCGGCGTCTGGCTGGGCCTCGGCGCCACGCTGGGCATGACTGCGGGCTATTTCGCCTACGGTCTCGTCCACCATGCCATGCATCATTGGCGCCCGCGCGGCGCCTGGATGCGGCAGCGCAAGCGCTTGCATGCGCTGCATCATCATGCCGCGCAACAGAACTACGGGGTGACCACGTCACTGTGGGACCACGTCTTCCGCAGCTACCAGTAG
- a CDS encoding VOC family protein, which yields MAGVCTGHRHKARTSLEMRVAPVCAPIHFPGGGTCILGRGSSPSCVQNSQTGRNPSEQDHPMPSPINPAFPVAHAFHISLRVADLDRSTAFYGAFLGTELRDRTALQHLHRAEPAPEYTAAGRACRTPAWSSASAPTCSTHSRKRGTILVQGTRSITPGL from the coding sequence ATGGCTGGCGTCTGCACTGGACACCGGCATAAAGCTCGGACAAGTCTGGAGATGCGCGTTGCACCGGTGTGCGCCCCGATCCATTTTCCCGGGGGCGGCACCTGCATCCTTGGGCGGGGATCTTCGCCTTCTTGTGTCCAGAACTCTCAAACCGGACGGAACCCGTCAGAGCAGGATCACCCCATGCCCAGCCCGATCAATCCCGCGTTTCCCGTTGCGCACGCGTTTCACATCAGTCTGCGCGTAGCCGATCTGGACCGCAGCACGGCGTTTTACGGCGCATTTCTCGGCACCGAGCTCAGGGATCGTACCGCGCTACAGCACCTTCATCGTGCCGAACCAGCGCCTGAATACACTGCTGCTGGTCGTGCGTGCCGAACACCGGCCTGGAGTTCGGCGTCGGCGCCCACGTGTTCGACACATTCCCGGAAGCGCGGGACAATTCTGGTACAAGGGACGCGGAGCATCACACCAGGGCTTTGA
- a CDS encoding cation-translocating P-type ATPase: MSTPETEHHAVPDNAQPARAGLTANEAAVRLAHDGPNLLPGAAPKTAWAIVLGVLREPMFLMLLAAGGIYLLLGDRGEALFLLAFVFVVIGITLAQERKTQRALESLRDLSAPRALVIRDGQERRIAGRDVVVGDVLVLHEGDRIPADAQLIDGQLDVDESLLTGEAVPVSKLSDAKLHPPAIPGEGALDPHASATPSLLPDEAAIALGRPGGDGGATLFASTVVTKGVGLAVVQATGARTAVGGIGAALAGTAEVDSGLQRASRGLIRKLTVVALLLAMALVLVSWLWDGRSPLEGLLAGIALAMAILPEEIPVILTVFLALGAWRLSKSRVLTRRVPAVEALGAITVLAVDKTGTLTQNRMQVAELAAGEAVFLSSASDLPEPFHTLVEFAMLATPLDPFDPMEKAIQGFGHTRLANTEHVHDDRSPAHQYDLARDILAITRVFADTHPDTYVLATKGAPEAVADLCHLPEPGRAAIQRQVEAMATRGLRVLGVARGTWQAPAPGAPWPASQHDFDFTFLGLIGLLDPPRPEVPAAIAECRAAGVRIVMMTGDHPATARAIAAQVGLSDRAEVVTGPELAALDDAALRERLRRVDVCARLAPEHKLRLVRALQADGQVVAMTGDGVNDAPALKAADVGIAMGERGTDVAREAAALVLLDDSFASIVQAIRGGRRIFDNIAKATRFVFAVHMPIIALTLLPALLHWPVLLLPVHIVLLELLIDPACSIVFEAEPAAADLMRRPPRPLSASPFTLGNIGYALAQGLGIAAVLLAGHALLHHFTTWSEADLRLVVFTALVLALFLLILANRDLAHAALANLRGDNPWLARMFVGVALVLAAVMLIPGLRAVMGFASVGLPPLAAALGLLIACGLWLQTLRWADGWRLHWTPA; this comes from the coding sequence ATGTCCACGCCCGAAACAGAACACCACGCCGTGCCTGACAACGCCCAACCGGCACGCGCCGGTCTGACCGCCAACGAAGCTGCGGTGCGGCTGGCGCACGACGGCCCGAATCTGCTGCCGGGCGCCGCGCCCAAGACCGCTTGGGCCATCGTGCTCGGCGTGCTGCGCGAGCCGATGTTCCTGATGCTGCTGGCCGCGGGCGGCATCTACCTGCTGCTGGGCGACCGTGGCGAGGCGCTGTTCCTGCTGGCCTTCGTGTTCGTGGTCATCGGCATCACCCTGGCGCAGGAGCGCAAGACGCAGCGCGCGCTGGAATCGCTGCGCGACCTGTCCGCACCGCGCGCGCTGGTGATCCGCGACGGCCAGGAGCGGCGCATTGCCGGGCGCGACGTGGTCGTGGGCGATGTGCTGGTGTTGCACGAGGGCGACCGCATTCCCGCCGATGCCCAGCTCATCGACGGCCAACTGGATGTCGACGAGTCGCTGCTCACCGGCGAGGCGGTGCCGGTGAGCAAGCTGTCCGACGCCAAGCTGCACCCGCCCGCCATACCAGGTGAAGGGGCGCTTGACCCCCACGCTTCGGCTACGCCTTCGCTGCTCCCCGATGAGGCTGCCATCGCCTTGGGGCGGCCCGGCGGCGATGGCGGCGCCACGCTGTTTGCCAGCACCGTGGTCACCAAGGGCGTGGGCCTGGCCGTGGTGCAGGCCACCGGCGCGCGCACCGCGGTGGGCGGCATCGGCGCGGCGCTGGCGGGCACCGCCGAGGTGGATTCCGGCCTGCAACGCGCCTCGCGCGGGCTCATCCGCAAGCTGACCGTGGTCGCGTTGCTGCTGGCCATGGCGCTGGTGCTGGTGAGCTGGCTGTGGGATGGCCGCTCGCCGCTGGAAGGACTGCTCGCCGGCATTGCGCTGGCGATGGCGATCCTGCCCGAGGAGATCCCGGTCATCCTCACCGTGTTCCTGGCGCTGGGCGCATGGCGGCTGTCCAAAAGCAGGGTGCTCACCCGCCGCGTGCCCGCAGTCGAGGCGCTGGGGGCGATTACCGTGCTCGCGGTAGACAAGACCGGCACGTTGACGCAGAACCGCATGCAGGTGGCCGAGCTCGCCGCCGGCGAAGCGGTGTTCCTGTCCAGCGCATCCGACTTGCCCGAGCCTTTCCATACCCTGGTCGAGTTCGCCATGCTGGCCACGCCGCTCGACCCTTTCGACCCGATGGAAAAAGCCATCCAGGGCTTCGGCCACACGCGGCTGGCCAACACCGAACATGTGCACGACGACCGCAGCCCGGCGCACCAGTACGACCTCGCCCGCGACATCCTGGCGATCACCCGCGTGTTCGCCGACACCCACCCCGACACCTATGTGCTGGCGACCAAGGGCGCGCCCGAGGCGGTGGCCGACCTGTGCCACCTGCCCGAGCCCGGGCGCGCCGCCATCCAGCGGCAGGTCGAGGCGATGGCCACGCGCGGCCTGCGCGTGCTGGGCGTGGCGCGTGGCACCTGGCAGGCGCCCGCGCCCGGAGCGCCGTGGCCTGCGAGCCAGCACGATTTCGATTTCACCTTCCTCGGGCTCATCGGCCTGCTCGACCCGCCACGCCCCGAGGTGCCTGCAGCGATTGCCGAATGCCGCGCCGCCGGGGTGCGCATCGTGATGATGACCGGCGACCACCCCGCCACCGCCCGCGCCATCGCCGCGCAGGTCGGGCTGTCCGATCGCGCCGAAGTCGTCACCGGGCCGGAACTGGCCGCGCTGGACGACGCCGCGCTGCGCGAGCGCCTGCGCCGGGTGGACGTGTGCGCGCGCCTCGCCCCTGAACACAAGCTGCGCCTGGTGCGCGCACTGCAGGCCGACGGCCAGGTGGTGGCGATGACCGGCGACGGCGTCAACGACGCCCCGGCGCTCAAGGCGGCGGACGTCGGTATCGCCATGGGCGAGCGTGGCACCGACGTAGCGCGCGAAGCCGCGGCCCTGGTGCTGCTCGACGACAGTTTTGCCAGCATCGTGCAGGCCATCCGCGGCGGACGGCGTATTTTCGACAACATCGCCAAGGCCACGCGCTTCGTGTTCGCGGTGCATATGCCGATCATCGCGCTGACGCTGTTGCCGGCGCTGCTGCACTGGCCGGTGCTGCTGTTGCCGGTGCACATCGTGCTGCTGGAATTGCTGATCGACCCGGCCTGCTCGATCGTGTTCGAAGCCGAACCGGCGGCTGCCGACCTCATGCGGCGCCCGCCGCGGCCACTGTCGGCCAGCCCGTTCACCCTTGGCAATATCGGCTACGCGCTGGCGCAAGGTCTGGGCATCGCCGCCGTGCTGCTGGCAGGACATGCCCTGCTGCACCACTTCACTACCTGGTCCGAGGCCGACTTGCGCTTGGTGGTGTTCACCGCGCTGGTGCTGGCTTTGTTCCTGCTGATCCTGGCCAACCGCGACCTGGCCCATGCCGCGCTGGCCAACTTGCGCGGCGACAACCCCTGGCTGGCGCGCATGTTCGTCGGCGTGGCGCTGGTGCTGGCGGCGGTCATGCTGATCCCCGGGCTACGCGCGGTGATGGGTTTCGCCAGCGTGGGCCTGCCGCCATTGGCCGCCGCGCTCGGTCTGCTGATCGCCTGCGGCCTGTGGCTGCAAACGCTGCGCTGGGCCGATGGCTGGCGTCTGCACTGGACACCGGCATAA
- a CDS encoding F0F1 ATP synthase subunit gamma, whose amino-acid sequence MTERLAEIEARIHGTQQLGAVVNAMRGMAAARAQQARDQLTAVESYAAAIADAIGSALELVPATGMAMPPATAGRALVLFGAEQGFAGAYSERILDAAGAQLPHAQLFLIGTHGLTATAERGLHPVWTDAMPTHTQGIPKLADRIVEALYARMSAHAIERLEVVFSRWHPAHPIQVESRRLLPLDSSIFPHRTRRAAPLVNLAPVELLQELIADYLHAQLCDAALHAFAAENQARMETMTAAHQQIDRQLTSLQAIQRQVRQEAITEEIIELAAGETASRAADQDAAMRRLPRP is encoded by the coding sequence ATGACCGAACGCCTCGCTGAAATCGAAGCCCGCATCCATGGCACGCAGCAGCTTGGTGCCGTGGTCAACGCCATGCGCGGCATGGCGGCGGCGCGTGCTCAGCAGGCGCGTGATCAGCTCACGGCGGTCGAAAGTTATGCCGCGGCGATCGCCGACGCCATCGGCAGCGCGCTGGAACTGGTCCCCGCAACCGGCATGGCCATGCCGCCGGCCACTGCCGGCCGTGCACTGGTGCTGTTTGGCGCCGAACAGGGTTTTGCGGGTGCGTACAGTGAACGCATCCTGGATGCCGCTGGCGCGCAACTGCCGCATGCCCAACTATTCCTGATCGGCACCCATGGATTGACGGCGACAGCCGAACGCGGCCTGCATCCAGTCTGGACCGATGCCATGCCCACGCATACCCAGGGCATACCCAAGCTGGCCGATCGCATCGTCGAGGCACTGTATGCGCGCATGAGCGCGCACGCGATCGAGCGGCTCGAGGTCGTGTTCAGCCGCTGGCACCCCGCTCATCCGATCCAGGTTGAAAGTCGCCGTCTGCTGCCGCTCGACTCCTCGATCTTTCCGCACAGGACGCGGCGCGCGGCACCCTTGGTCAATCTCGCGCCGGTCGAGCTCCTGCAAGAACTCATCGCGGACTACCTGCATGCCCAGCTTTGCGATGCCGCGTTGCACGCCTTCGCCGCCGAGAATCAGGCACGCATGGAAACCATGACGGCGGCGCACCAGCAGATCGACAGGCAACTCACCTCCTTGCAGGCGATCCAGCGACAGGTGCGACAGGAAGCGATCACCGAGGAGATCATCGAGCTTGCTGCGGGCGAGACAGCCAGCCGCGCGGCCGATCAGGACGCCGCGATGCGTCGGCTGCCACGACCCTAG
- a CDS encoding ATP-binding cassette domain-containing protein, giving the protein MSARTDAVEAPALVLDAVHKRFRQGKQAVEAIKGLSVQVQSGRITGLLGPDGAGKTTLMRLAAALLLPDAGAVRVLGHDSRHQAAAIQRDIGYMPQRFGLYEDLSVQENLALYADLQGLDATQRAARFDELLRLTALGPFGKRRAGDLSGGMKQKLGLACALLRAPRLLLLDEPTVGVDPISRRELWSIIKAMRAQGVTVLVSTAYLDEAELCDDIVLLHAGKLLAQQPPAAFNAPLLGHCYSVRHPALRRRQLQEVLRSRAGVVDALVQAESVRVVLQGNQPLTQAGEDWQPVQPHFEDAFVSLLAARGDGQAQVIERIDAGSAVHGDAQPGGPAAAALDSRLRGNDAGADAAKTVIEVHELRRFFGSFEAVKGIEFTVQRGEVFGLLGANGAGKSTTFRMLCGLLPASSGTLRVAGVDLRTARAAARARIGYVSQRFSLYGNLSVAQNLAFFASAYGLGGARRKARLDWAQREFELTAYLNAGAAELPLGFKQRLALACALMHEPSILFLDEPTSGVDPLARREFWQRINHLAESGVTVMITTHFMDEAEYCDHLVLMSLGEILAFGSPQEIRARVKTAAMPDPSMEDAFIGLIQAHEAQTRRAA; this is encoded by the coding sequence ATGTCTGCCAGGACTGATGCCGTGGAGGCGCCCGCACTGGTGCTGGATGCGGTGCACAAACGCTTTCGCCAGGGCAAGCAGGCGGTCGAGGCCATCAAGGGTCTGAGTGTGCAGGTGCAGAGCGGGCGCATCACCGGCCTGCTCGGACCCGATGGCGCCGGCAAGACCACGTTGATGCGTCTGGCGGCCGCGCTGCTGCTGCCAGACGCCGGCGCGGTGCGCGTGCTGGGCCACGACAGCCGCCACCAGGCCGCTGCCATCCAGCGCGACATCGGCTATATGCCGCAGCGTTTCGGCCTGTACGAAGACCTCAGCGTGCAGGAGAACCTCGCGCTGTATGCCGACCTGCAGGGGCTGGATGCGACGCAGCGCGCCGCCCGGTTTGACGAGCTGCTGCGCCTGACCGCGCTGGGACCGTTCGGCAAGCGCCGCGCCGGCGATTTGTCCGGCGGCATGAAACAGAAGCTGGGGCTGGCCTGCGCACTGCTGCGCGCGCCGCGTCTGCTGCTGCTGGATGAGCCCACGGTCGGTGTCGATCCGATCTCGCGCCGCGAGTTGTGGAGCATCATCAAGGCCATGCGCGCGCAGGGCGTGACGGTGCTGGTCAGCACGGCGTATCTGGACGAAGCCGAGTTGTGCGACGACATCGTGCTGTTGCACGCGGGCAAGCTGTTGGCGCAGCAACCGCCTGCCGCATTCAATGCGCCGCTGCTTGGGCATTGCTACAGCGTGCGGCATCCGGCGCTGCGGCGCCGGCAGTTGCAGGAAGTCCTGCGCAGCCGCGCGGGCGTGGTCGATGCATTGGTGCAAGCCGAGAGCGTGCGCGTGGTGCTGCAAGGCAACCAGCCACTGACACAGGCGGGCGAGGACTGGCAACCGGTGCAACCGCACTTCGAGGATGCGTTCGTATCGCTGCTGGCAGCGCGCGGCGATGGACAAGCGCAAGTCATCGAGCGCATCGATGCCGGGTCTGCTGTGCATGGCGACGCCCAGCCTGGCGGGCCTGCAGCTGCTGCGCTCGATTCCCGTCTGCGCGGGAATGACGCGGGTGCGGACGCGGCAAAGACGGTGATCGAGGTCCATGAACTGCGCCGCTTTTTCGGCAGCTTCGAGGCGGTCAAAGGCATCGAATTCACCGTGCAGCGCGGTGAGGTGTTCGGCTTGCTGGGTGCCAACGGCGCGGGCAAGAGCACCACGTTCCGCATGCTGTGCGGGCTGCTGCCGGCCAGCTCGGGCACGCTGCGCGTGGCAGGCGTGGACCTGCGCACCGCGCGGGCGGCGGCGCGCGCACGCATCGGCTATGTGTCGCAGCGGTTTTCGTTGTATGGCAATTTGAGCGTGGCGCAGAATCTGGCGTTTTTTGCATCGGCCTACGGCCTGGGTGGCGCCCGGCGCAAGGCCAGGCTGGACTGGGCACAGCGCGAATTCGAATTGACCGCGTATCTGAATGCGGGCGCGGCGGAACTGCCGCTGGGCTTCAAGCAGCGCCTGGCGCTGGCCTGCGCGCTGATGCACGAGCCCTCGATCCTGTTTCTCGACGAACCCACCTCGGGCGTCGATCCACTGGCGCGGCGCGAGTTCTGGCAGCGCATCAATCATCTGGCCGAATCCGGCGTGACGGTGATGATCACCACGCACTTCATGGACGAGGCCGAGTATTGCGATCACCTGGTGCTGATGTCGCTGGGCGAAATCCTCGCCTTCGGTTCGCCGCAGGAGATCCGCGCCAGGGTCAAAACCGCCGCCATGCCCGATCCAAGCATGGAAGACGCCTTCATCGGCCTGATCCAGGCGCATGAAGCGCAGACGCGCCGGGCGGCATGA
- a CDS encoding Crp/Fnr family transcriptional regulator, with protein sequence MKRYARSPAPNSKLNYSSCAAFLPSDMQPALKTRVADCASATIVLNRGERLARCGDPFRTLYLIVQGAFKQVHADGDAVGEQIVSFHGPRDWIGLDGFATRTHATDLVALQSAMVCEFPIQAIEALAESDASLLDRLLAYVSERLAQAEQLQHMLGAMGATQKIAFFFMHLADMLPATDPASSSYELPMTRAEIGNFLGLSMETVSRLISRLQAAGAISIERRRVQLLRPDVLRAWQAERPAVAAGVRFAAAR encoded by the coding sequence ATGAAGCGTTACGCGCGCAGCCCTGCGCCCAACTCGAAATTGAACTATTCGTCGTGCGCGGCGTTTCTGCCATCGGACATGCAGCCTGCGCTTAAAACGCGGGTCGCCGATTGTGCCAGTGCGACCATCGTGCTGAATCGCGGCGAGCGCCTCGCGCGTTGCGGTGATCCGTTTCGCACTCTGTACCTGATCGTGCAGGGCGCCTTCAAACAAGTGCATGCCGACGGCGATGCGGTCGGTGAACAGATCGTCAGTTTTCATGGGCCGCGGGACTGGATCGGTCTCGACGGCTTCGCCACCCGCACGCACGCCACCGACCTGGTGGCATTGCAGTCGGCGATGGTTTGCGAGTTTCCGATCCAGGCCATCGAAGCTCTGGCCGAAAGCGATGCCAGCCTCCTCGATCGCCTGCTGGCTTATGTGTCCGAGCGCCTGGCCCAAGCCGAGCAGTTGCAGCACATGCTGGGCGCCATGGGCGCCACCCAGAAGATCGCGTTCTTTTTCATGCACCTTGCGGACATGCTGCCCGCTACCGATCCCGCATCATCCAGCTATGAGTTGCCGATGACGCGCGCCGAGATCGGCAATTTCCTCGGTCTGAGCATGGAAACCGTCAGTCGCCTGATTTCGCGCTTGCAGGCGGCTGGCGCGATCAGCATCGAGCGGCGCCGCGTGCAATTGTTGCGCCCGGATGTATTGCGCGCGTGGCAGGCCGAACGACCCGCAGTCGCGGCGGGTGTCCGCTTTGCGGCCGCGCGCTGA
- a CDS encoding VIT1/CCC1 transporter family protein, translating to MSRMHLERHRMQRIGWLRAAVLGANDGIVSTASLIIGVASAHATHGAVLVAGGAGLVAGAMSMAAGEYVSVSSQADTEQAEIARERQELASDGVHEEAELAGIYVQRGLDPALARQVAVQLMAKDALAAHTRDELGIYESTSAKPLQAALASALSFAVGAALPLLGALLSPSRQLALIVAAASLFFLAALGGLAAYTGGAGIARGVLRVTFWGALAMAITAGVGMLFGAAG from the coding sequence ATGTCCAGAATGCACTTGGAACGCCATCGCATGCAGCGCATCGGCTGGCTGCGTGCCGCGGTGCTGGGCGCCAATGACGGCATCGTCTCCACGGCGAGCTTGATCATCGGTGTCGCGTCGGCCCACGCCACGCACGGCGCGGTGCTGGTTGCGGGCGGCGCGGGTCTGGTGGCGGGCGCCATGTCGATGGCGGCTGGCGAGTATGTATCGGTCAGCTCGCAGGCGGATACCGAGCAGGCCGAGATCGCACGCGAACGGCAGGAATTGGCCAGCGACGGCGTGCACGAAGAGGCCGAACTGGCCGGCATTTATGTGCAACGGGGATTGGACCCGGCACTGGCCAGGCAGGTCGCCGTGCAGTTGATGGCCAAGGATGCGCTGGCGGCCCACACGCGCGACGAGCTTGGCATTTACGAATCCACGAGCGCGAAACCATTGCAGGCGGCGCTGGCCTCCGCACTCTCCTTCGCCGTTGGCGCGGCCCTGCCCTTGCTGGGCGCTCTGCTTTCCCCAAGCCGGCAACTGGCCCTGATCGTCGCTGCGGCATCGCTGTTCTTCCTGGCGGCGCTGGGCGGCCTGGCCGCCTACACCGGCGGTGCCGGCATCGCCCGCGGCGTCTTGCGGGTCACGTTCTGGGGCGCGCTGGCCATGGCCATCACGGCCGGCGTGGGCATGCTGTTTGGCGCCGCTGGCTGA